In Mytilus edulis chromosome 4, xbMytEdul2.2, whole genome shotgun sequence, the following proteins share a genomic window:
- the LOC139518615 gene encoding uncharacterized protein, translating into MKKKSSIIFNMGTDHCVECSRKVTTKQHALQCDSCSLWQHRVCNTGITMKEYRSMMQSEETVNFICTKCNDKEEETTSGPVNSTVITDVSDQPIPDYGTFNLSVISAANSTNNLNRTFTISREPDQPTEVEPTLALDQTTETDTTVAPDQTMPDTEPNLTASFDVTRRPIEDQPEILEDSLLEPDLPDTILPDIPITFTLVDQGSQRGRFKLVSSDGYEYTKKTKCNVNWKKTKFPSRY; encoded by the exons atgaaaaaaaaatccagtatCATTTTCAACATGGGTACCGACCACTGCGTCGAGTGTTCTAGAAAAGTTACAACAAAGCAACATGCCTTACAGTGTGATTCCTGTAGTTTGTGGCAACACAGAGTTTGCAATACTG GTATTACAATGAAAGAGTATCGCTCTATGATGCAAAGTGAAGAGACCGTTAATTTCATCTGTACCAAGTGCAATGATAAAGAAGAAGAAACCACCAG TGGTCCAGTAAATTCTACAGTTATAACAGATGTCTCCGACCAACCTATACCAGACTACGGTACCTTCAACCTGTCTGTCATCTCCGCAGCAAATTCTACCAACAACCTCAACAGAACCTTCACTATCAGCCGTGAACCAGACCAACCAACTGAGGTAGAACCAACACTTGCTCTAGACCAAACAACTGAGACAGACACAACAGTTGCTCCAGACCAAACCATGCCAGATACCGAACCAAACCTCACAGCAAGTTTTGACGTGACACGTCGACCAATAGAAGATCAGCCAGAAATATTAGAAGA TTCCTTACTTGAGCCAGACCTACCAGACACCATTCTGCCAGACATACCAATAACCTTCACATTGGTTGACCAAGGTTCCCAGCGTGGTCGTTTTAAGTTGGTGAGCAGTGATGGGTATGAATATACAAAAAAG ACTAAATGTAATGTCAACTGGAAGAAAactaaatttccttctagatactag
- the LOC139520780 gene encoding uncharacterized protein: MAFSKSVIRSQMPINCNLCETEKNIKWKCLTCGVLMCSTCKDKIHLRIGKYHKVVDIKNVGLPGEELDFKNIICQEHSEQSSCLFCINCDKLVCPTCIAKVHKKHDLTEIRDVYNLKIEKLKKGQIKLQKEKDEITATKYQLNQFQNAENSNYAKVSKELLNHEKVLKQEVEKHIAKLRNELDQNHNTISKVNEEIKTTISKSERQIEEKYRDLQDFLNTTDITIFFEEVNKIEKSTEISIPKPGISSRKTLQFIPGEITQTNIGVLQRVDIPLPEVKVSLRVVNQYQTNISLISSLTSCHDDSLWISCNSDEVVQKVKPEGSSLKTISTFNIKVNGMAITASGDLLLAVECKYRLQMISSTTGKVTDSVYDIYPFIPIAIHITSGGQIILGAGNNKGRRAVFVMNKNGNHEAVYEHEKHNHPMFRYPGNITTTSNGNIHVSDYHPKEGSGKLVVLGRGGDIINIYKGDTEINKKFLFRPSGIVTTLKDNVIVVDVDTNTLHILNNSGQLMTYIKTTDNGIEYPFSLTFTPTGQLFIGCTRQISSTTKEVKLYKVNISGC, translated from the coding sequence ATGGCGTTCTCTAAATCAGTTATAAGAAGCCAGATGCCAATTAACTGTAATTTATGTGAAACTGAGAAGAACATAAAATGGAAATGCCTGACCTGTGGAGTTCTAATGTGCAGTACATGTAAAGATAAAATACATCTGAGAATTGGTAAATATCATAAGGTAGTAGACATCAAGAATGTAGGGCTGCCTGGTGAAGAATtggattttaaaaacattatatgtCAAGAACATTCAGAACAATCATCATGccttttttgtataaattgtgACAAACTTGTTTGCCCTACTTGCATTGCTAAGGTTCACAAGAAACATGACCTAACTGAAATTAGAGATGTATATAACTTGAAAATAGAGAAACTGAAGAAAGGACAAATTAAATTgcaaaaagaaaaagatgaaattaCTGCAACCAAATATCAACTGAACCAGTTTCAAAATGCTGAGAATTCAAACTATGCCAAAGTAAGCAAAGAACTTCTAAACCATGAGAAAGTTTTAAAGCAAGAAGTTGAAAAACATATCGCAAAACTAAGAAATGAATTAGACCAGAACCACAATACTATTTCTAAAGTTAATGAAGAAATTAAAACCACCATTTCCAAAAGCGAGAGACAAATAGAGGAAAAGTATCGGGATCTTCAGGATTTCCTTAATACCACTGACATCACAATTTTTTTTGAAGAAGTCAACAAAATTGAGAAATCAACAGAAATATCTATACCTAAGCCTGGAATATCAAGTAGAAAAACCCTACAGTTTATTCCTGGGGAGATAACTCAGACAAACATTGGAGTACTACAAAGAGTAGACATACCATTACCTGAAGTCAAAGTTTCTCTTCGTGTTGTTAATCAATATCAGACTAACATTTCTTTGATAAGTTCTTTAACTAGCTGTCATGATGATTCACTGTGGATATCTTGTAATTCAGATGAAGTGGTACAGAAAGTAAAACCTGAAGGATCCAGTCTGAAGACAATATCTACCTTCAACATCAAGGTCAATGGTATGGCAATAACTGCATCTGGTGATCTACTTCTTGCAGTAGAGTGTAAATACAGACTACAAATGATTAGCAGTACCACTGGTAAAGTAACAGACAGTGTGTATGACATTTATCCTTTCATCCCTATAGCCATTCACATCACCAGTGGAGGTCAGATCATACTAGGAGCTGGTAATAATAAAGGGAGGAGGGCAGTGTTTGTAATGAATAAGAATGGAAACCATGAAGCTGTGTATGAACATGAAAAACATAATCATCCTATGTTTAGATATCCTGGCAATATTACTACAACCAGTAATGGTAACATACATGTGTCAGACTATCATCCAAAGGAAGGAAGTGGTAAATTGGTAGTGTTAGGACGGGGAGGTGAtataataaacatatacaaagGGGATACAGAAATCAACAAGAAGTTTTTGTTCAGACCATCAGGAATAGTGACAACACTAAAAGACAATGTCATTGTAGTTGATGTTGATACCAATACCCTCCACATCCTGAACAACTCTGGACAACTTATGACATACATAAAGACAACAGACAATGGAATAGAATATCCATTTTCCCTTACATTCACTCCAACTGGTCAGCTCTTCATAGGATGTACTAGACAAATAAGCAGTACAACCAAGGAAGTCAAATTATATAAAGTGAACATATCAGGGTGCTGA